DNA from Vogesella indigofera:
GCCGTCGCGGGTGATGCGGCCGGCCTTGCCGCGGAAGGTGGCATCGTTGGCCGCAGAATCGAGCGCGAGGCCGAGGAAGCCCAGCAGCTTGATCACCTTGGCGCGCAGCAGCGGCGAGTTTTCGCCGATGCCGCCGGTAAACAGCAGCGCGTCGAGGCGGCCCAGCGCCACCGTCATCGCCGCGATCTGCTTGGCGAGGCGGTAGGCGAACACTTCCAGTGCGATCTGCGCGCCGACATGGCCGGCGGCGGCGGCGTCTTCCAGCTCGCGGCAGTCACTGGACAGCTCGGACAGGCCGAGCAGGCCGGACTGCTTGTTGAGGATGTCGGTCACGCCCTGGATGTCGGTGTTCAGCTCGGCGGCGAGGTAGCCGAAGATGCCGGGGTCGATGTCGCCGCAGCGGGTGCCCATCACCAGGCCTTCCAGCGGGGTCAGGCCCATGCTGGTGTCGACGCTCTTGCCGTTCAGTACCGCAGCGACCGAGGCGCCGTTGCCCAGGTGGGCGCAGACGAAGGCGGATTCCGCCAGCGGCTTGCCCAGCATGGCCGCGGCTTCGGCGGTAACAAAGCGGTGGCTGGTGCCGTGGAAGCCGTAGCGGCGCACGCCGTGCTCGCGGTACAGCGCCATTGGCACCGCGTACAGGTAGGCCTGCTCGGGCATGCTCTGGTGGAAGGCGGTGTCGAACACGGCCACTTGCGGCAGGCCGGGGAAGCACGCCATGGCGGTGCGGATGCCCAGCAGGTGCGCCGGGTTGTGCAGCGGCGCGAGGCGGGCGCAGTCCTCGATGGCGGCAATCACGCTGTCGTCGATCAAGGTGGACTGCTTGAAGGTCTCGCCGCCGTGCACCACGCGGTGGCCGATGGCGATCACGCTGCCGGTCAGCTCGCGCTCGTCAAAGTAGGACAGGATCGCTTTCATGGCGCCGGCGTGATCGCCTTGCGCCAGGGTCAGTTCAACTTTCTTGCCGTCCTGCTTGAAGCTGATGCAGGCGTCGGCGAGGCCGAGTTTTTCGGCAATGCCGGTCACGGTGGTGCGCTGGCTAGCGGCATCGATCAGCGCAAATTTCAGCGACGAGCTGCCGCAGTTGATGACAAGTGTGTGGTTGGTCATGTCGGGTCCGTTAGCATGAAGACGTCTGATGGAGGTCTGTGCCGGTGTTGCGTTCTTTTTATTGGGGTGCTGTTGCGCCTGCGCCGGCGGCGGTTGGCCGCCGGCGTGGACACTGATGGATAACAGGGGATTATCCGCTATTTTGGTGCAATGCACCATCGGGGATTCCCTTGCTGCCGATGTTGCCCGATGCGGGCTGATTATGTGGCCGCCGTTTGACAAGACAATGAATAGAAAAGGGTTTTGCCGCGTAATTTGATCAGATTCCGGCTATGGCGGATTCTTTTGCAAAAAGCCTGATCCAGCGCAATTGTGCGGCTAAAAAGTGCTTGCCCCGGGGGGGGATTTAGCCGACAATCCCGCCCCTGACCGCTTGGGTGGATCACGGAAGTCCGTGTTCTGGCAAGTGTTTTTTATAGCACTCCGTAAACTCGTTAAGAGCGAGATTCGGCTGGTCTTATATCTTCTTCCACGGAGGTGTGGGAATAATGTCTGATCTGGCTTCGTCCCAGTTGCTGAAAGCTTCTGCTGCGCAGTTGCCTGTCTTTACCTACTTTGATCCGGCGTACTACGCGCTGGAACAACAAGTCCTGTTCGCCAATGCCCCGCAGTATTACGGCCACGAGCTGATGGTGCCCAATGCCGGCGACTATCACACGCTGGACTGGCTCGGCCACGGCAAGATGCTGAAAAATGTCGATGGCGACATCAAGCTGATCTCCAACGTCTGCCGCCACCGCCAGGCGCTGATCTATAAAGGGCGTGGCACCGGCAACCACATGGTGTGCAATCTGCACGGCTGGACCTACGACAACGGCGGCCAGCTGATCGGTGCGCCGCACTTCCCGGAAACGCCGTGCCTGAATCTGAACCAGACCGAGCTGACCCGCTGGCAGGGCTTGCTGTTTGATGCCAAGCGCAACGTTGGCCGCGACCTGGAGCAGCTCGGCGTCGCCAGGCACATGACTTTCGAGAACTACGGTTATCACAAGTCGCTGACCACCGAGTACGACTTCAACTGGAAGACCTTCATCGAAGTCTATTCCGAGG
Protein-coding regions in this window:
- a CDS encoding acetate kinase encodes the protein MTNHTLVINCGSSSLKFALIDAASQRTTVTGIAEKLGLADACISFKQDGKKVELTLAQGDHAGAMKAILSYFDERELTGSVIAIGHRVVHGGETFKQSTLIDDSVIAAIEDCARLAPLHNPAHLLGIRTAMACFPGLPQVAVFDTAFHQSMPEQAYLYAVPMALYREHGVRRYGFHGTSHRFVTAEAAAMLGKPLAESAFVCAHLGNGASVAAVLNGKSVDTSMGLTPLEGLVMGTRCGDIDPGIFGYLAAELNTDIQGVTDILNKQSGLLGLSELSSDCRELEDAAAAGHVGAQIALEVFAYRLAKQIAAMTVALGRLDALLFTGGIGENSPLLRAKVIKLLGFLGLALDSAANDATFRGKAGRITRDGSTPALVINTNEELMIALDTAVLCEPAA
- a CDS encoding aromatic ring-hydroxylating oxygenase subunit alpha; translation: MSDLASSQLLKASAAQLPVFTYFDPAYYALEQQVLFANAPQYYGHELMVPNAGDYHTLDWLGHGKMLKNVDGDIKLISNVCRHRQALIYKGRGTGNHMVCNLHGWTYDNGGQLIGAPHFPETPCLNLNQTELTRWQGLLFDAKRNVGRDLEQLGVARHMTFENYGYHKSLTTEYDFNWKTFIEVYSEDYHVDPFHPGLGNFVDCADLKWEWGDHYHVQTVGVKNGLTRSGSKVYGKWHEEVIKRYADQQPEFGAIWLTYYPNIMVEWYPHVLVISVVIPRGPEKCTVITEFYYPEDILWFEPEFIEAEQAAYMETAVEDDEICLRMHEGRKALWLRGESEVGPYQSPTEDGMQHFHEFYRRQMGEHLAG